The following proteins are encoded in a genomic region of Pseudoxanthomonas suwonensis 11-1:
- a CDS encoding Ku protein — MARPIWTGTLSFGLLNVPVSLMSGERRTDLHFRMLDSRDQKPVRYERVNAETGEEVPWKEIVKAFEYDKGSYVVLEESDIKAASPESHETVEVETFIDAAEIDPRYYEKPYILVPAKKAEKGYVLLRETLRNSGRAGIARVVIRTREYLAAVLPHGDALILMLLRYPQELVDPAEHKLPEGSASDYRISAKELQMAEQLIESMTGKWTPDDYRDEFRERLQAIIRKRIKSAGGTTQVDDEPDAPEETTTNVVDFMSLLEQSLKAKKRTPAKKAAPAKKAPAKKAARKAPAKKAAKKAPAKRKAG, encoded by the coding sequence ATGGCCCGCCCGATCTGGACCGGCACCCTTTCCTTCGGCCTGCTCAACGTGCCGGTCTCGCTGATGTCCGGCGAGCGCCGCACCGACCTGCACTTCCGCATGCTCGACTCGCGCGACCAGAAGCCGGTGCGCTACGAACGGGTCAACGCCGAAACCGGCGAGGAAGTGCCGTGGAAGGAGATCGTCAAGGCGTTCGAGTACGACAAGGGCAGCTACGTCGTGCTCGAGGAGTCGGACATCAAGGCGGCCTCGCCGGAGAGCCACGAGACGGTGGAGGTGGAGACCTTCATCGATGCCGCCGAGATCGACCCGCGCTACTACGAGAAGCCCTACATCCTGGTGCCGGCCAAGAAGGCGGAGAAGGGCTACGTGCTGTTGCGCGAAACCCTGCGCAACAGCGGCCGTGCCGGGATCGCGCGGGTGGTGATCCGCACCCGCGAGTACCTGGCCGCCGTACTGCCGCATGGCGATGCGCTGATCCTGATGCTGCTGCGCTATCCCCAGGAACTGGTGGACCCGGCCGAGCACAAGCTGCCGGAGGGCTCGGCCTCCGACTACCGGATCAGCGCCAAGGAACTGCAGATGGCCGAGCAGCTGATCGAGTCGATGACCGGCAAGTGGACCCCGGACGACTACCGCGACGAGTTCCGCGAGCGGCTGCAGGCGATCATCCGCAAGCGGATCAAGAGCGCCGGCGGCACCACCCAGGTGGACGACGAGCCGGACGCTCCGGAGGAGACCACCACCAACGTGGTCGACTTCATGTCGCTGCTGGAGCAGAGCCTGAAGGCCAAGAAGCGCACGCCGGCCAAGAAGGCCGCTCCCGCCAAGAAGGCCCCGGCCAAGAAGGCCGCGCGCAAGGCCCCGGCCAAGAAGGCGGCGAAGAAGGCTCCCGCGAAGCGCAAGGCCGGCTGA
- a CDS encoding aromatic amino acid transaminase, whose protein sequence is MSFFSNVELVPGDPILGLTEAYNADTRATKVNLGVGIYYDEQGRIPLLKAVQQVEQSLAAAARPRGYLPIDGLPAYTQATRELLFGKDSPLLAAGRVATTQTVGGSGALRVGAELLRKVLPHATLALSNPSWENHRAVFSAAGFEVVDYTYFDAATHGVDFAGMLADLQKLQPGTTVLLHACCHNPTGADLTVEQWKQVAQVLKERQLFPFVDMAYQGFDKGIAEDAAAIGILVEAGIDSFIVASSYSKSFSLYGERVGALSVVAATAEQAKAVQSQVKRIIRTIYSSPSAHGASLVAGVLTSPELRGLWEDELRQMRERIHALRAGLVAKLAEQGRPEFAFISQQAGMFSYSGLSKAQVDRLRDEYGIYAVGTGRICVAALNQGNLEYVARAVAAVSA, encoded by the coding sequence GTGTCCTTCTTCTCGAACGTCGAACTGGTCCCCGGCGACCCGATCCTGGGCCTGACCGAGGCTTACAACGCCGATACCCGCGCCACCAAGGTGAACCTGGGCGTCGGCATCTACTACGACGAACAGGGTCGGATCCCGCTCCTCAAAGCCGTGCAGCAGGTGGAGCAGTCGCTGGCCGCCGCCGCGCGCCCGCGTGGCTACCTGCCGATCGACGGCCTGCCGGCCTACACCCAGGCCACCCGTGAACTGCTGTTCGGCAAGGATTCGCCGCTGCTGGCGGCCGGCCGGGTCGCCACCACCCAGACCGTGGGCGGTTCCGGCGCACTGCGCGTCGGCGCCGAGCTGCTGCGCAAGGTGCTGCCGCACGCCACCCTGGCCCTGAGCAACCCGAGCTGGGAGAACCACCGCGCGGTGTTCTCGGCCGCCGGTTTCGAGGTCGTGGACTACACCTACTTCGACGCCGCCACCCACGGCGTGGACTTCGCCGGCATGCTGGCCGACCTGCAGAAGCTGCAGCCGGGCACCACCGTGCTGCTGCACGCCTGCTGCCACAACCCGACCGGCGCCGACCTCACCGTCGAGCAGTGGAAGCAGGTGGCGCAGGTGCTCAAGGAGCGCCAGCTGTTCCCGTTCGTGGACATGGCCTACCAGGGCTTCGACAAGGGCATCGCCGAGGACGCCGCCGCGATCGGCATCCTGGTCGAGGCCGGCATCGACAGCTTCATCGTCGCCAGCTCCTACTCCAAGTCGTTCTCGCTGTATGGCGAGCGCGTGGGCGCGCTGAGCGTGGTCGCCGCCACCGCCGAGCAGGCCAAGGCGGTGCAGTCGCAGGTCAAGCGCATCATCCGCACCATCTACTCCAGCCCCTCGGCCCACGGCGCCTCGCTGGTGGCCGGCGTGCTCACCAGCCCGGAGCTGCGTGGCCTGTGGGAGGACGAGCTGCGCCAGATGCGCGAGCGCATCCACGCCCTGCGCGCGGGCCTGGTGGCCAAGCTGGCCGAACAGGGCCGCCCCGAGTTCGCCTTCATCTCGCAGCAGGCCGGCATGTTCTCGTACTCCGGCCTGAGCAAGGCCCAGGTCGACCGCCTGCGCGACGAGTACGGCATCTACGCCGTGGGCACCGGCCGCATCTGCGTGGCCGCGCTCAACCAGGGCAACCTGGAATACGTGGCCAGGGCGGTGGCCGCGGTCAGCGCCTGA
- a CDS encoding TonB-dependent receptor family protein — MKNALLLAGTAGALVPALAAAAEPASTVELPGVVVTARIESAPAFDLPASLDVVDLQADSARPRTDVSEVLSGIPGLLARDRQNRAQDTQLSIRGFGARSTFGVRGVRLYADGIPATAPDGQGQVSHFALAAGDRIEVMRGPFSALYGNSSGGVVQLWSADGTPEPSLDLRATAGRHGHLAGSARLRGTAAGTGYNLSASVLDSDGYRDHSEARRTWLNARLHRDLDGGGRIELVGNHFDAPDAQDPLGLTRAQMLENPRQATAVAHDYDTRKSVRQDQLGLHWRQPLDGGWNLRASGWAGQREVVQYLAVPPAPQANPLHSGGVIDLDGGYGGADARVAWQDGSGRFELTAGTSVERQRQERRGHENFLVADGVQRLGVRGALRRDELNTVRSFDQYLQAWWRLAPRWALQAGARHSQLRFEADDRYTTAANPDDSGSVRYSAFTPVAGVVFSPSTDLRLYLSAGRGFETPTFNELSYRADGGAGLAFDLQPARSDNLELGMKWRADGGASVEAALFRVDTDDELAVASNSGGRSSFRNVGSARREGAEVSARVPLSPAWSLQLAATWLDARFNDAFGTVAAGSAIPGVARRQGWARLKWQGQAWEAALEGLALGAVPVNDAGTESAPGHGLLHLEAARSWNAGSDGRVRAFARIDNLLDRQYAGSVIVNESNGRYYEPGPGRGLLLGLELRR, encoded by the coding sequence ATGAAGAACGCCCTGTTGCTGGCCGGCACCGCCGGCGCGCTCGTGCCCGCCCTCGCCGCCGCGGCCGAACCGGCTTCCACGGTCGAACTGCCGGGCGTGGTCGTCACCGCGCGGATCGAGTCGGCACCGGCGTTCGACCTGCCCGCCTCGCTGGACGTGGTCGACCTGCAGGCGGACTCGGCGCGTCCGCGTACCGATGTGTCGGAAGTGCTTTCCGGCATCCCCGGGCTGCTGGCGCGCGACCGCCAGAACCGCGCGCAGGACACCCAGCTGTCGATCCGCGGCTTCGGCGCGCGCTCGACCTTCGGCGTGCGCGGCGTGCGCCTGTATGCCGACGGCATCCCGGCCACCGCACCGGACGGCCAGGGCCAGGTCTCGCACTTCGCCCTCGCCGCCGGCGACCGCATCGAGGTCATGCGCGGCCCGTTCTCGGCGCTCTACGGCAATTCCTCCGGTGGCGTGGTCCAGCTGTGGAGCGCCGACGGCACTCCAGAGCCGAGCCTGGACCTGCGTGCGACCGCCGGCCGCCATGGCCACCTGGCCGGAAGCGCGCGCCTGCGCGGCACCGCCGCCGGCACCGGCTACAACCTCTCGGCCTCGGTACTCGACAGCGACGGCTACCGCGACCACAGCGAGGCCCGGCGCACCTGGCTCAACGCGCGCCTGCACCGGGACCTGGACGGCGGCGGGCGCATTGAACTGGTCGGCAACCACTTCGATGCGCCGGACGCGCAGGACCCGCTGGGTCTGACCCGCGCGCAGATGCTGGAGAACCCGCGCCAGGCCACCGCGGTCGCGCACGACTACGACACCCGCAAGTCGGTGCGCCAGGACCAGCTGGGCCTGCACTGGCGGCAGCCGCTGGACGGCGGCTGGAACCTGCGCGCCAGCGGCTGGGCCGGCCAGCGCGAGGTGGTGCAGTACCTGGCGGTGCCGCCGGCACCGCAGGCCAACCCGCTGCACTCCGGCGGCGTGATCGACCTGGACGGCGGCTACGGTGGCGCCGATGCGCGCGTGGCCTGGCAGGACGGCTCCGGCCGCTTCGAGCTCACCGCCGGCACCAGCGTCGAGCGCCAGCGGCAGGAGCGCCGCGGCCACGAGAACTTCCTCGTCGCCGATGGCGTCCAGCGCCTGGGCGTGCGCGGGGCGCTGCGCCGCGACGAGCTCAACACCGTGCGCAGCTTCGACCAGTACCTGCAGGCCTGGTGGAGGCTGGCGCCGCGCTGGGCGCTGCAGGCCGGCGCGCGCCACAGCCAGCTGCGCTTCGAGGCCGACGACCGCTACACCACCGCCGCCAATCCCGACGACAGCGGCTCGGTGCGCTATTCGGCCTTCACCCCGGTGGCCGGCGTGGTGTTCAGCCCGTCCACCGACCTGCGCCTGTACCTGTCGGCCGGGCGCGGTTTCGAGACCCCGACCTTCAACGAGCTGTCCTACCGCGCCGATGGCGGCGCCGGCCTGGCCTTCGACCTGCAGCCGGCGCGCAGCGACAACCTCGAGCTGGGCATGAAGTGGCGCGCCGATGGCGGTGCTTCGGTCGAGGCTGCGCTGTTCCGGGTCGATACCGACGACGAGCTGGCGGTGGCCAGCAACAGCGGCGGTCGTTCCAGCTTCCGCAACGTCGGCAGCGCGCGCCGCGAGGGCGCCGAGGTGTCGGCGCGGGTGCCGCTGTCGCCGGCCTGGTCGCTGCAGCTGGCCGCGACCTGGCTGGATGCGCGCTTCAACGACGCCTTCGGCACGGTGGCGGCCGGCTCGGCGATCCCGGGCGTGGCCCGACGCCAGGGTTGGGCGCGGCTGAAGTGGCAAGGCCAGGCCTGGGAGGCGGCGCTGGAGGGCCTCGCCCTGGGCGCGGTGCCGGTCAACGACGCCGGGACCGAGTCCGCCCCCGGCCACGGCCTGCTGCACCTGGAGGCCGCACGCAGCTGGAATGCCGGCAGCGACGGCCGGGTGCGCGCCTTCGCCCGGATCGACAACCTGCTGGATCGCCAGTACGCCGGCTCGGTGATCGTCAACGAGTCCAACGGCCGCTACTACGAGCCCGGCCCCGGGCGCGGCCTGCTGCTGGGCCTGGAGCTGCGGCGCTAG
- a CDS encoding FAD/NAD(P)-binding protein: MRITIIGAGFTGSVLATELARIAPVGVDLCLVGNADGFGRGVAYGEARPEHLLNVRAREMGATLDQPAEFARWLNLTRRAEESFLPRLVYGEYLYSRMQSAAQVSLAGFNQVQQEAVAVEREGDAFRVLLADGSDFLTDRVVLAVGTLPPQRLQGVGPRLLVDPAYIAWPWQKNLRGEDALSRVPDDARVLIIGTGLTMADTVVTLLRRGHQGPITAISRHGLLPQPHLAEPGPTIALPPTVLAALNSGDVRQLLRALRSLAPIVPDWRSLVDALRPFLQGYWQGLPDVQRGRFLRHLRSYWEVVRHRLAPSLHEELEQLRSEGRLTIRAGRLLRASRGHQAVEVVIRERGHSHALAEQYDVLVRATGLDTDVERTSHPLVGQLRDAGIISADRFGLGLRTSTSYEALDRNGAAVRGLYCIGPLLRGRLWEITAVPELRVAARDLAQQLLRAPSASVRVQRDAALPRSVRVLRQASR, from the coding sequence ATGCGCATCACCATCATCGGTGCCGGTTTCACCGGCAGCGTCCTGGCCACCGAACTGGCCCGGATCGCCCCGGTCGGCGTCGACCTGTGCCTGGTCGGCAACGCCGATGGCTTCGGTCGCGGCGTGGCCTACGGCGAGGCCCGGCCCGAGCACCTGCTCAACGTGCGCGCCCGCGAGATGGGGGCCACCCTGGACCAGCCGGCCGAGTTCGCGCGCTGGCTCAACCTGACCCGCCGCGCCGAGGAGAGTTTCCTGCCGCGGCTGGTGTACGGCGAGTACCTCTATTCGCGCATGCAGTCGGCGGCGCAGGTGTCGCTGGCGGGCTTCAACCAGGTGCAGCAGGAGGCGGTGGCGGTGGAGCGCGAGGGCGATGCCTTCCGCGTGCTGCTGGCCGACGGCAGCGACTTCCTCACCGACCGGGTGGTGCTGGCGGTGGGCACCCTGCCCCCGCAGCGGCTGCAGGGCGTGGGCCCGCGCCTGCTGGTGGACCCGGCCTATATCGCCTGGCCGTGGCAGAAGAACCTGCGCGGCGAGGATGCCCTGTCGCGGGTACCGGACGACGCGCGGGTGCTGATCATCGGCACTGGCCTGACCATGGCCGACACCGTGGTCACCCTGCTGCGCCGCGGCCACCAGGGGCCGATCACCGCGATCTCGCGGCACGGCCTGCTGCCGCAGCCGCACCTGGCCGAACCGGGCCCGACGATCGCGCTGCCGCCGACGGTGCTGGCGGCGCTCAACAGCGGCGACGTGCGCCAGCTGCTGCGCGCGCTGCGCAGCCTGGCTCCGATCGTTCCGGACTGGCGCAGCCTGGTGGATGCGCTGCGGCCATTCCTGCAGGGTTACTGGCAGGGGCTGCCGGACGTGCAGCGCGGCCGCTTCCTGCGCCACCTGCGCTCGTACTGGGAAGTGGTGCGGCACCGGCTGGCACCGAGCCTGCACGAGGAACTGGAGCAGCTGCGCAGCGAGGGCCGCCTCACCATCCGCGCCGGCCGCCTGCTGCGCGCCAGCCGTGGCCACCAGGCGGTGGAAGTGGTGATCCGCGAACGCGGCCACAGCCACGCCCTGGCCGAGCAGTACGACGTGCTGGTGCGTGCCACCGGCCTGGATACCGACGTCGAGCGCACCAGCCATCCGCTGGTGGGCCAGCTGCGCGATGCCGGCATCATCAGCGCCGACCGCTTCGGCCTGGGCCTGCGCACCAGCACCAGCTACGAGGCGCTGGACCGCAACGGCGCGGCGGTGCGCGGGCTGTACTGCATCGGCCCGCTGCTGCGTGGAAGGTTGTGGGAGATCACCGCGGTGCCCGAGTTGCGGGTGGCCGCGCGCGACCTGGCCCAGCAGCTGCTGCGTGCGCCTTCGGCCTCGGTGCGGGTGCAGCGCGACGCCGCCCTGCCGCGCAGCGTCCGCGTGCTGCGCCAGGCCTCGCGCTGA
- the phhA gene encoding phenylalanine 4-monooxygenase, translating into MASPRRVESERLQTDKGYVPVYTTAIVEQPWDDYSADDHATWGTLYERQRKLLVGRACDEFLQAQDAMGMDARAIPRFDQLNEVLGAATGWTLVGVEGLLPELDFFEHLANRRFPVTWWIRRPDQIDYIAEPDLFHDLFGHVPLLMNPLFADYMEAYGRGGVKAHAIGPEALQNLTRLYWYTVEFGLIRQADGLRIYGAGIVSSAGESKYSLESDAPNRIGFDLERIMRTRYRIDTFQKTYFVIDSFRQLMDATAPDFTPVYARLMRQPALPAGEVRDGDRVLHRGSGEGWAQDGDV; encoded by the coding sequence ATGGCCAGCCCCCGCCGCGTCGAATCCGAACGCCTGCAGACCGACAAGGGTTATGTCCCGGTCTACACCACCGCGATCGTCGAACAGCCATGGGACGATTACAGCGCCGACGACCACGCCACCTGGGGCACGCTGTACGAGCGCCAGCGCAAGCTGCTGGTGGGACGGGCCTGCGACGAGTTCCTGCAGGCCCAGGACGCGATGGGCATGGACGCGCGCGCGATCCCGCGCTTCGACCAGCTCAACGAGGTGCTGGGCGCGGCCACCGGCTGGACCCTGGTCGGTGTGGAAGGCCTGCTGCCGGAGCTGGACTTCTTCGAGCACCTGGCCAACCGCCGCTTCCCGGTGACCTGGTGGATCCGGCGCCCTGACCAGATCGACTACATCGCCGAGCCGGACCTGTTCCACGACCTGTTCGGCCACGTGCCGCTGCTGATGAACCCGCTGTTCGCCGACTACATGGAGGCCTACGGCCGCGGCGGTGTGAAGGCGCACGCGATCGGCCCGGAGGCGCTGCAGAACCTGACCCGGCTGTACTGGTACACGGTGGAGTTCGGCCTGATCCGCCAGGCCGACGGCCTGCGCATCTACGGTGCCGGCATCGTGTCCTCGGCCGGCGAGTCGAAGTATTCGCTGGAGTCGGATGCGCCGAACCGGATCGGCTTCGACCTGGAGCGGATCATGCGCACCCGCTACCGCATCGACACCTTCCAGAAGACCTACTTCGTGATCGACAGCTTCCGCCAGCTGATGGATGCCACCGCCCCGGACTTCACCCCGGTGTATGCGCGCCTGATGCGGCAGCCGGCACTGCCGGCCGGCGAGGTACGCGACGGCGACCGCGTCCTGCATCGCGGCAGCGGCGAGGGCTGGGCCCAGGACGGCGACGTCTGA
- a CDS encoding Lrp/AsnC family transcriptional regulator, protein MADSVELDRTDLRLLALLQREGRAPNAELAARVNLSPSACLRRIQRLEASGVIAGYGARLDPRALGLGLQAFVRVQLEKHGGAVIDRFVERVQGWDEVVTCHALTGDMDYLLHVHVADLEHFSRFLLDRLLNDSGVADVNSSFVLRTVKAYAGLPLPAA, encoded by the coding sequence ATGGCCGATTCCGTCGAGCTCGACCGCACCGACCTGCGCCTGCTGGCCCTGCTCCAGCGGGAAGGCCGCGCCCCCAATGCCGAACTGGCCGCCCGGGTGAACCTCAGCCCCTCGGCCTGCCTGCGCCGGATCCAGCGGCTCGAGGCCAGCGGAGTGATCGCCGGCTATGGCGCGCGCCTGGATCCGCGCGCGCTGGGCCTGGGCCTGCAGGCCTTCGTCCGGGTGCAGCTGGAGAAGCACGGCGGCGCGGTGATCGACCGCTTCGTCGAGCGGGTGCAGGGCTGGGACGAGGTGGTCACCTGCCATGCCCTCACCGGCGACATGGACTACCTGCTGCACGTGCACGTGGCCGACCTGGAGCACTTCTCGCGCTTCCTGCTCGACCGCCTGCTCAACGACTCCGGCGTGGCCGACGTCAATTCCAGCTTCGTGCTGCGCACGGTCAAGGCCTACGCCGGCTTGCCGCTGCCGGCGGCGTGA
- a CDS encoding GFA family protein, with translation MSRTVGGVPVQPVHMASCHCGAVRLEVELPDGIVEPRRCDCSLCRRKGTIVASVPLERLRVVAGQDQLRLYQFNTMTARHWFCGTCGIHTHHQRRSDPNEYGLNVGCLEGINPFDLGDIPTSDGVNHPSDREPA, from the coding sequence ATGTCCAGGACCGTCGGTGGGGTCCCCGTGCAGCCGGTGCACATGGCCAGCTGCCACTGCGGCGCGGTGCGGCTGGAGGTCGAACTGCCGGACGGCATCGTCGAGCCGCGCCGCTGCGACTGCTCGCTGTGCCGGCGCAAGGGCACGATCGTGGCCTCGGTGCCGCTTGAACGACTGCGCGTGGTCGCCGGCCAGGACCAGCTGCGCCTGTACCAGTTCAACACCATGACCGCGCGCCACTGGTTCTGCGGTACCTGCGGCATCCACACCCACCACCAGCGCCGCTCCGACCCCAACGAGTACGGGCTCAACGTTGGCTGCCTGGAAGGGATCAATCCCTTCGACCTGGGCGACATACCGACCAGTGACGGCGTGAACCACCCTTCCGACCGCGAACCGGCCTGA
- a CDS encoding TIGR00266 family protein has product MTQWYLHDPASNRRIGPMDTDSARAEATRNPGLLAWREGMGDWLPVRNIAELVDGVPGDPASVPPPPPRQGGRSRADDIEFRIHGQEMQFVEIELDPGESAIAEAGALMFKDSAVQMDTVFGDGSHQGQGGGFMDKLLSAGKRVITGESLFTTMFTHGGSGKARVAFAAPYPGTVLAMKLDEHGGRIICQKDSFLAGARGVQIGVHFQRKILTGLFGGEGFIMQKLEGDGWVFIHAGGCVVERELAAGERIDVDTGCVVGYHAGVSMDVRPVGGIKSMLFGGEGVFLATLTGPGKVWLQSLPFSRLAGRMLAAAPQAGGQNRGEGSVLGGLGRILDGDNRF; this is encoded by the coding sequence ATGACCCAGTGGTACCTGCACGACCCCGCAAGCAACCGCCGCATCGGCCCGATGGACACCGACAGCGCGCGCGCCGAGGCCACGCGCAATCCCGGCCTGCTGGCCTGGCGCGAGGGCATGGGCGACTGGCTGCCGGTGCGCAACATCGCCGAGCTGGTCGATGGCGTGCCGGGCGACCCGGCGTCGGTGCCGCCGCCTCCGCCGCGCCAGGGCGGCCGCAGCCGCGCCGACGACATCGAGTTCCGGATCCACGGCCAGGAGATGCAGTTCGTCGAGATCGAGCTGGATCCGGGCGAAAGCGCCATCGCCGAGGCCGGCGCGCTGATGTTCAAGGATTCGGCGGTGCAGATGGATACCGTGTTCGGCGACGGCTCGCACCAGGGCCAGGGCGGCGGCTTCATGGACAAGCTGCTGTCGGCCGGCAAGCGCGTGATCACCGGCGAGAGCCTGTTCACCACGATGTTCACCCACGGCGGCAGCGGCAAGGCCAGGGTGGCGTTCGCCGCGCCATACCCCGGCACGGTGCTGGCGATGAAGCTGGACGAGCACGGCGGCCGGATCATCTGCCAGAAGGACAGCTTCCTGGCCGGCGCGCGCGGCGTGCAGATCGGGGTGCATTTCCAGCGCAAGATCCTCACCGGCCTGTTCGGCGGCGAGGGCTTCATCATGCAGAAACTCGAGGGCGACGGCTGGGTGTTCATCCACGCCGGCGGTTGCGTGGTCGAGCGCGAGCTGGCCGCCGGCGAACGCATCGACGTCGATACCGGCTGCGTGGTCGGCTACCACGCCGGCGTGAGCATGGACGTGCGCCCGGTCGGCGGCATCAAGAGCATGCTGTTCGGCGGCGAAGGCGTGTTCCTGGCCACACTCACCGGTCCGGGCAAGGTCTGGCTGCAGTCGCTGCCGTTCTCGCGCCTGGCCGGACGCATGCTAGCGGCGGCGCCCCAGGCAGGCGGGCAGAACCGCGGCGAAGGCTCGGTGCTGGGGGGACTCGGCCGCATCCTCGACGGCGACAACCGCTTCTGA
- a CDS encoding acid phosphatase, whose protein sequence is MHRTAQARRRPVLVLVLLATALAGCSARPTPPAPGLAADGVPESRPGRAIGYLADDAIPDSAALLPPPPAGEAAGLDQARMRAALALRDTPRFAQAAVDADLDFPQAAPLFACALGVEIDVAHTPATWRLLRRTLADAARSTRTAKDLYKRPRPFLSNKAPTCTPEDEADLAHSGSYPSGHTAIGTLWSLVLASAAPERGDTLLARGRAFGESRVVCNVHWTTDVIEGQFMGAATFARLQSEPAYLADLDAARRELAAARAAGRVPARDCAAEAAALAMPAAAG, encoded by the coding sequence ATGCATCGCACCGCGCAGGCGCGCCGCCGCCCCGTCCTCGTCCTCGTCCTGCTGGCCACGGCACTGGCCGGTTGCAGCGCGCGCCCGACCCCGCCCGCGCCCGGCCTGGCCGCCGACGGCGTGCCCGAAAGCCGCCCCGGCCGCGCGATCGGCTACCTGGCCGACGACGCCATTCCCGACAGCGCCGCCCTGCTGCCTCCGCCGCCTGCCGGCGAGGCCGCGGGCCTGGACCAGGCGCGCATGCGTGCCGCGCTCGCCCTGCGCGATACCCCGCGCTTCGCCCAGGCCGCGGTCGATGCCGACCTCGACTTCCCGCAGGCGGCCCCGCTGTTCGCCTGCGCCCTCGGCGTGGAGATCGACGTAGCGCACACCCCGGCGACCTGGCGCCTGCTGCGCCGCACCCTGGCCGACGCCGCGCGCTCGACCCGCACCGCCAAGGACCTGTACAAGCGTCCGCGCCCGTTCCTGTCCAACAAGGCGCCGACCTGCACCCCGGAGGACGAGGCGGACCTGGCGCACAGCGGCTCCTATCCGTCCGGGCACACCGCGATCGGCACGCTGTGGTCGCTGGTGCTGGCCTCGGCCGCGCCGGAACGCGGCGACACCCTGCTGGCGCGCGGCCGCGCCTTCGGCGAGAGCCGGGTGGTGTGCAACGTGCACTGGACTACCGACGTGATCGAGGGCCAGTTCATGGGTGCGGCTACCTTCGCCCGCCTGCAGTCCGAACCGGCCTACCTGGCCGACCTGGATGCCGCCCGCCGCGAACTGGCCGCGGCCCGCGCCGCCGGACGCGTGCCCGCCCGCGATTGCGCCGCCGAGGCCGCCGCCCTGGCCATGCCCGCCGCGGCTGGCTGA
- a CDS encoding rhomboid family intramembrane serine protease, with translation MDTSSNPASQPGGDRHRILRAFNASLAFVFLLLVVFVSQPALDVGALAVSPRDLGQWLGLLAAPLLHGSPEHLGANAGAILILGTLAGAVYPRATLRALPLLWLGSGLGAWLLGEAGSRHLGASGLTHGLMFMIAVLGLRRRDRASIAAGMIGVLFYGGMLMTVLPHEPGISWQSHLGGGLAGVVAGLLWWRADPLPPRPRYSWEDEEEAATLAGRDADELEPVAPREVPVLWQRQQPPGRGVVLRFTPRPRPGLPEE, from the coding sequence ATGGACACCTCATCCAACCCCGCGTCACAGCCCGGCGGCGACCGCCACCGGATCCTGCGCGCCTTCAATGCCAGCCTGGCCTTCGTCTTCCTGCTGCTGGTGGTGTTCGTCTCCCAGCCCGCGCTGGACGTGGGCGCGCTGGCGGTGTCGCCACGCGACCTGGGGCAGTGGCTGGGCCTGCTGGCCGCACCGCTGCTGCATGGCTCGCCGGAACACCTCGGCGCCAATGCCGGCGCGATCCTGATCCTCGGCACCCTGGCCGGCGCGGTCTATCCGCGCGCCACCCTGCGTGCGCTGCCTTTGCTGTGGCTGGGCTCGGGACTGGGCGCCTGGCTGCTCGGCGAGGCCGGCAGCCGCCATCTCGGCGCCAGCGGCCTGACCCATGGCCTGATGTTCATGATCGCGGTGCTCGGCCTGCGCCGCCGGGACCGCGCCTCGATTGCCGCCGGCATGATCGGCGTGCTGTTCTATGGCGGCATGCTGATGACCGTGCTGCCGCACGAGCCGGGGATTTCCTGGCAGTCGCACCTCGGCGGCGGCCTGGCCGGCGTGGTCGCCGGACTGCTGTGGTGGCGGGCCGATCCGCTGCCGCCGCGCCCGCGCTACAGCTGGGAGGACGAGGAGGAAGCCGCGACCCTGGCCGGACGCGATGCCGACGAGCTCGAACCGGTCGCCCCGCGCGAGGTGCCGGTGCTGTGGCAGCGCCAGCAGCCGCCCGGCCGCGGCGTGGTCCTGCGCTTCACCCCGCGCCCGCGGCCAGGCCTGCCGGAGGAATAG